One Tiliqua scincoides isolate rTilSci1 chromosome 9, rTilSci1.hap2, whole genome shotgun sequence DNA segment encodes these proteins:
- the CCL17 gene encoding C-C motif chemokine 17: MDTVSSLLREEEQEEQKSPALAEDITMSLKTALLVALILALSYHHVAALYPGTPKECCDAYRTGKQLSYTIFRSYYRTSRDCFLNAIVLVTKTGKRICFNPAERWVRQTMRRLQEKK, translated from the exons ATGGACACAGTCTCCAGCCTCTTGAGGgaagaagaacaagaagagcAGAAGAGCCCAGCCTTGGCAGAAGACATTACGATGAGTCTGAAGACAGCTCTCCTGGTAGCCCTGATCCTGGCACTTTCTTATCATCATGTAGCAG cactgtatCCTGGTACTCCTAAGGAGTGTTGTGATGCATATAGGACTggaaaacagctttcctacacGATTTTTAGGTCTTACTACCGGACTAGTAGAGATTGCTTCTTAAATGCTATTGT GTTGGTCACAAAAACTGGCAAGAGGATCTGTTTTAATCCTGCAGAGCGCTGGGTGAGACAGACAATGAGAAGGCTGCAGGAGAAAAAGTAA